In one Candidatus Planktophila versatilis genomic region, the following are encoded:
- the deoC gene encoding deoxyribose-phosphate aldolase: MSFYGLVDGSEKSLLKFLEQLSGVDQVGADSRAAMLATRSIKTTSKKWAIDTAISMVDLTTLEGADTPGKVRALCSKAVRPDPTDPTVPSVGAICVYNDMVEIARTHLDAIGGEHVPVAAVSTAFPSGRASMEVKIQDTQDAINAGAAEIDMVIDRGAFLAGKYGMVFDEIVKIREICGEKAHLKVIFETGELVTYDNVRKASYLAMLAGADFIKTSTGKVAPAATPPVVLVMLEAVRDFYTLTQRKIGVKPAGGIRTTKDAIKQLVLVNETAGPDWLTPQLFRIGASALLNDLLMQRMKMSDGYYASPNYVSID; this comes from the coding sequence ATGAGTTTCTATGGCCTAGTTGATGGATCTGAGAAATCTCTTCTTAAATTCTTAGAGCAACTATCTGGCGTTGACCAAGTGGGTGCAGACTCTCGAGCTGCAATGCTGGCAACTCGTAGTATTAAGACAACAAGCAAGAAATGGGCGATTGATACCGCAATATCCATGGTTGACCTAACAACTCTCGAAGGTGCAGATACACCTGGGAAAGTTCGCGCCTTGTGTTCAAAGGCAGTCAGGCCTGATCCAACGGATCCAACAGTTCCTAGCGTAGGCGCAATCTGTGTCTATAACGATATGGTTGAAATAGCTCGCACACATTTAGATGCAATTGGCGGGGAACATGTTCCAGTTGCCGCTGTCTCCACTGCATTTCCATCTGGCCGAGCTTCCATGGAGGTGAAGATTCAAGATACTCAAGATGCAATCAATGCGGGTGCAGCTGAAATTGATATGGTGATTGACCGTGGAGCATTCTTGGCAGGTAAGTATGGAATGGTCTTTGATGAGATTGTAAAGATTCGAGAAATCTGTGGTGAGAAGGCGCATCTTAAAGTTATCTTTGAAACTGGCGAACTTGTCACCTATGACAATGTTCGAAAGGCTTCCTACCTTGCAATGCTTGCAGGAGCTGACTTCATCAAGACTTCCACAGGAAAGGTGGCTCCTGCTGCTACCCCGCCAGTTGTGCTTGTGATGCTTGAAGCTGTGCGTGATTTTTACACACTCACACAACGAAAAATTGGAGTCAAGCCTGCCGGCGGAATCCGGACTACGAAGGATGCAATTAAGCAATTGGTTCTGGTAAATGAGACTGCAGGACCTGACTGGTTAACTCCGCAGCTATTTCGAATCGGGGCAAGCGCGCTTCTCAATGATTTACTGATGCAACGCATGAAAATGTCAGATGGCTACTACGCTAGCCCTAACTACGTATCGATTGACTAG
- a CDS encoding aldehyde dehydrogenase family protein, whose product MATTLALTTYRLTRNGRKMTFEYAPAPESRAIVSIKPKYGHFINGSFVAGKKHFPTINPATEEVLSLISLGGVSDVDKAVAAAQKAYTKTWSKLSGKERGKYLYRIARILQERAREFAVLETLDNGKPIRETRDIDIPLVAAHFFYHAGWADKLDYAGLGHSPKAYGVAGQIIPWNFPLLMLAWKVAPALATGNTVVLKPAETTSLTALLFAEVCQQAELPDGVVNIVTGDGSTGAAIVNHPGIHKIAFTGSTEVGKKIARAIAATDKKATLELGGKGANIVFDDAPVDEAVEGIVNGIFFNQGHVCCAGSRLILQESIADEVIEKLKVRMSKIRVGDPLDKNTDLGAINSKEQLVKIKELSAIGDGEGAQRWSPQCNLPDKGFWFAPTIFTGVTQANRIAQEEIFGPVLSILTFRTPQEAIDKANNTPFGLSAGIWSEKGSRIFWASQHLKAGVIWANTFNKFDPASPFGGYKESGWGREGGKHGLAAYLKNGKETGAK is encoded by the coding sequence ATGGCTACTACGCTAGCCCTAACTACGTATCGATTGACTAGGAATGGGCGCAAGATGACCTTCGAATATGCACCGGCGCCGGAATCTAGGGCGATCGTCTCAATCAAGCCTAAGTATGGTCACTTCATCAACGGCTCTTTTGTTGCCGGAAAGAAGCACTTCCCAACCATCAATCCTGCGACCGAAGAGGTGTTGAGCCTTATTTCTCTGGGTGGTGTGTCAGATGTTGATAAGGCGGTTGCAGCGGCACAAAAGGCTTATACAAAAACCTGGTCAAAGCTTTCAGGTAAAGAACGTGGAAAATATTTATATCGAATTGCTCGAATTCTGCAAGAACGTGCACGTGAGTTTGCCGTCCTTGAGACTCTCGATAATGGAAAGCCAATCCGTGAAACTCGCGATATTGATATTCCACTCGTTGCAGCACACTTTTTCTATCATGCAGGGTGGGCCGACAAATTAGATTACGCAGGTCTCGGTCACTCCCCTAAAGCCTATGGCGTTGCGGGACAGATCATTCCTTGGAATTTCCCACTGTTAATGCTGGCTTGGAAAGTTGCACCGGCACTTGCCACCGGTAACACAGTGGTTCTCAAGCCAGCAGAGACAACCTCGCTGACTGCTCTTCTTTTTGCCGAAGTCTGTCAGCAAGCTGAATTACCAGATGGAGTAGTCAATATTGTCACCGGCGATGGCTCTACTGGTGCAGCGATAGTGAACCATCCAGGAATACATAAGATTGCATTTACCGGATCTACTGAAGTTGGGAAGAAGATTGCTCGCGCTATTGCAGCCACAGATAAGAAAGCGACCCTGGAATTAGGTGGAAAGGGTGCCAATATTGTCTTCGATGACGCCCCAGTAGATGAAGCAGTCGAAGGAATCGTCAATGGAATCTTCTTTAATCAGGGACATGTCTGCTGCGCGGGATCAAGGCTAATTCTGCAAGAGAGTATCGCTGACGAAGTGATTGAAAAGCTCAAGGTCAGAATGTCTAAAATTAGAGTCGGAGATCCGCTCGATAAAAATACTGATCTCGGTGCCATCAACTCAAAGGAGCAGTTGGTAAAGATTAAAGAGCTCTCAGCAATCGGAGATGGCGAAGGTGCTCAACGTTGGAGCCCACAGTGCAATCTGCCTGATAAAGGTTTCTGGTTTGCTCCAACAATCTTTACTGGTGTCACTCAGGCTAACCGAATCGCGCAGGAAGAGATCTTCGGTCCAGTTCTGTCAATCCTAACTTTTAGAACTCCCCAAGAAGCTATCGACAAGGCAAATAACACTCCCTTCGGATTATCTGCCGGTATCTGGAGCGAGAAAGGCTCACGAATTTTCTGGGCTAGCCAACACCTCAAAGCTGGAGTTATCTGGGCAAATACCTTTAATAAATTTGATCCAGCATCGCCATTCGGAGGTTATAAAGAATCTGGATGGGGTCGCGAAGGTGGCAAGCATGGCCTTGCTGCATATTTAAAAAATGGCAAAGAGACTGGGGCGAAGTAA
- a CDS encoding aldehyde dehydrogenase family protein produces MTTKKQPRVDVKKTYKLFINGAFARSESGRVFEVTAKNGDFIANPALASRKDLRDAVTAARAAQSGWAKATAYNRGQILYRIAEMLEGRAEQFESEIALTSQITAAKAKAQVTDAIDRWVWYAGWSDKLQAVSGATNPVSGPFFNFSISEPQGVIAIASDVSFIDFIDAIAAAVVSGNTTVVLVPGSLAVPAMTFAEVLATSDLPAGVINILTGSLDELAPWAASHMDIDGFDISGVNKKKHGELKVAGAENLKRIHAFSTGQSPSRILAFMESKTVWHSVGV; encoded by the coding sequence ATGACTACTAAGAAGCAGCCTCGTGTTGATGTGAAGAAGACTTACAAACTCTTCATCAATGGTGCATTTGCCCGTAGTGAATCTGGTCGCGTATTTGAAGTAACTGCCAAGAATGGGGATTTCATTGCTAACCCTGCACTGGCATCGCGTAAAGATCTACGTGATGCAGTCACAGCGGCGCGTGCTGCGCAATCAGGGTGGGCAAAAGCCACTGCATACAATCGTGGTCAAATTCTCTATCGCATCGCTGAAATGCTTGAAGGCAGAGCAGAACAGTTTGAATCTGAAATTGCACTTACTTCGCAGATAACCGCGGCTAAAGCCAAGGCACAAGTAACAGATGCTATTGATCGTTGGGTTTGGTATGCCGGCTGGAGTGACAAACTTCAAGCAGTCAGTGGAGCCACAAATCCAGTCTCTGGTCCATTCTTCAATTTCTCAATCTCTGAGCCGCAAGGCGTGATTGCCATCGCATCTGATGTGAGTTTTATCGATTTCATCGATGCTATCGCCGCCGCCGTAGTCTCAGGTAATACAACTGTTGTTCTCGTTCCTGGTTCACTTGCAGTACCAGCCATGACTTTCGCCGAGGTGTTGGCAACAAGTGACCTACCGGCTGGTGTCATCAATATCCTGACCGGATCACTTGATGAACTTGCCCCGTGGGCTGCATCTCATATGGATATTGATGGTTTTGATATTTCTGGTGTTAACAAGAAAAAACATGGAGAACTGAAAGTAGCTGGGGCTGAGAACTTAAAGCGGATTCATGCATTTAGTACTGGTCAAAGCCCGTCAAGAATCCTTGCATTTATGGAATCTAAAACTGTCTGGCACTCAGTTGGGGTGTAA
- a CDS encoding adenosine deaminase yields MSNITKKPTAEQVKRLPKALLHDHLDGGLRPQTIIDIAKEIGHELPTYDAAELAEWFRSSCDSGSLVLYLETFAHTVAVMQRRQDIVRVARECAVDLARDGVVYAEVRMAPELITEKGLTLAQAIEAILEGFREGEAEAKSEGNTIRVMSLLCGMRQNQLSQVVAELAVKYRDQGVVGFDIAGPEDGFPPSDQLDTFEYLRRENAHFTIHAGEAYGLPSIWEAIQLCGAERLGHGVRITDDIDFNHTPARLGRLSSYVRDRRVPLEMCPSSNIQTGVADSFAHHPLAKLAKLRFRVTINTDNRLMSATSMSREMTEMVNQCDWTFQDLQRVTINALKSAFIPFEERLSIIESVVKPQYAKISEE; encoded by the coding sequence ATGAGTAACATCACCAAGAAGCCAACTGCTGAACAGGTAAAGCGTTTACCTAAGGCGTTGCTGCACGATCACCTCGATGGCGGACTGCGCCCCCAAACAATCATTGACATTGCCAAAGAGATTGGCCATGAACTCCCAACTTATGATGCGGCAGAGCTTGCTGAATGGTTTAGATCATCATGTGATTCAGGCTCACTAGTTCTCTACTTAGAAACTTTTGCCCACACGGTTGCCGTGATGCAACGCAGACAAGATATTGTCCGGGTTGCGCGCGAATGCGCTGTAGATCTTGCGCGCGATGGTGTTGTTTATGCTGAAGTTCGCATGGCACCTGAACTGATTACCGAAAAAGGACTGACACTTGCACAAGCCATCGAAGCAATCCTCGAGGGTTTCCGCGAAGGTGAAGCTGAAGCAAAGAGTGAAGGGAACACGATTCGCGTCATGTCACTGCTTTGTGGAATGCGCCAAAATCAACTCTCACAAGTAGTTGCAGAACTGGCAGTGAAGTATCGCGATCAAGGAGTTGTCGGCTTTGATATTGCAGGGCCAGAAGATGGATTCCCACCAAGTGATCAGCTAGATACCTTTGAATATCTGCGCCGCGAGAATGCGCACTTCACTATTCATGCTGGTGAGGCCTACGGCCTGCCATCTATCTGGGAAGCAATTCAATTGTGCGGAGCAGAACGCTTAGGTCACGGTGTTCGCATTACCGACGATATCGATTTCAATCACACACCAGCCCGCCTTGGTCGTCTCTCTTCTTATGTGAGAGATCGCAGAGTGCCACTTGAAATGTGCCCATCTTCCAATATTCAAACAGGTGTTGCAGATTCATTTGCCCACCATCCGCTAGCAAAGCTGGCAAAGCTTCGATTTAGAGTGACCATCAATACAGATAATCGCTTGATGTCTGCAACTTCGATGTCACGTGAGATGACAGAGATGGTCAATCAATGTGATTGGACCTTCCAAGATTTGCAGCGAGTGACAATTAATGCCCTGAAAAGTGCGTTTATTCCTTTTGAGGAACGGCTATCGATTATCGAAAGCGTTGTGAAACCGCAGTATGCAAAGATTTCAGAGGAGTAA
- a CDS encoding thymidine phosphorylase has translation MIEPFAAVEIIAAKRDRNELSDTQIDWVIDAYTRGVVADEQMSALLMAILLNGMNSREISRWTNAMINSGERMDWSMLDRKTVDKHSTGGVGDKITLPLAPLVAACGGAVPQLSGRGLGHTGGTLDKLESIPGWRASLSNDEMLKVLQETGAVICAAGAGLAPADKKLYALRDVTATVEAIPLIASSIMSKKIAEGTSALVLDVKTGSGAFMADPKKASELARTMVQLGTDAGVKTRALVTAMDVPLGLTAGNALEVRESVEVLAGGGPSDVVELTILLAREMIDAAGIIGKDPEVALKDGSAMDHWRRMISAQGGDPDAALPVAREKHVIAAAHSGTVTTMDAMKVGVSAWRLGAGRSKQGEKVQAGAGIELHAKPGDYITAGAPLMTLHTDEPARFERALEILEGAVTIVEGGTVNRLPLVLERIEG, from the coding sequence ATGATTGAACCTTTTGCAGCTGTAGAAATCATTGCAGCTAAGCGAGACCGAAACGAACTAAGCGACACACAGATTGATTGGGTTATCGACGCGTACACCCGTGGTGTTGTTGCAGATGAGCAGATGTCGGCACTTCTCATGGCAATTCTGCTAAATGGTATGAACTCGCGTGAGATATCACGCTGGACCAATGCGATGATAAATAGTGGCGAGCGTATGGATTGGTCGATGCTTGATCGCAAAACTGTAGATAAACACTCAACCGGCGGTGTTGGCGACAAGATCACACTTCCGTTGGCACCGCTTGTGGCAGCATGTGGTGGCGCCGTCCCTCAACTTTCTGGTCGCGGACTTGGCCACACAGGTGGAACACTCGACAAACTTGAATCAATTCCTGGTTGGCGCGCATCACTTTCTAATGATGAGATGCTTAAGGTATTACAAGAGACTGGTGCAGTCATTTGCGCAGCTGGTGCTGGGTTAGCACCGGCAGATAAGAAGCTTTATGCACTACGTGATGTCACTGCAACGGTGGAGGCGATTCCGCTGATTGCATCATCAATCATGAGCAAGAAGATTGCCGAAGGAACTTCCGCTCTTGTTCTTGATGTAAAGACTGGCAGCGGAGCCTTTATGGCAGATCCCAAGAAGGCATCAGAGCTCGCTCGCACGATGGTGCAACTTGGTACAGATGCCGGAGTAAAGACTCGCGCGTTAGTAACTGCGATGGATGTGCCACTGGGCTTAACTGCAGGCAACGCACTTGAAGTGCGTGAATCTGTTGAGGTATTAGCAGGGGGTGGCCCCAGCGATGTTGTTGAATTAACAATTTTGCTTGCACGTGAAATGATTGATGCTGCTGGAATTATTGGAAAAGATCCAGAAGTTGCACTGAAAGATGGCAGTGCAATGGATCATTGGCGCAGAATGATTAGCGCCCAAGGGGGAGACCCGGATGCAGCGCTGCCAGTAGCGCGAGAAAAACATGTGATTGCAGCTGCTCACAGCGGCACAGTGACCACCATGGATGCCATGAAGGTGGGAGTCAGCGCTTGGCGCTTAGGTGCGGGGCGCTCTAAGCAGGGCGAGAAGGTCCAGGCGGGAGCTGGAATCGAGTTACACGCAAAGCCAGGGGATTACATCACTGCAGGTGCACCGCTTATGACCTTACATACCGATGAGCCAGCGAGATTCGAGCGCGCTTTAGAGATTCTAGAAGGTGCTGTCACAATAGTAGAAGGCGGAACAGTCAACCGACTGCCATTAGTTTTGGAGAGAATCGAAGGATGA
- a CDS encoding cytidine deaminase yields the protein MNISWDVLHAEALTAMKKAYVPYSKFPVGVAALVDDGRIVSGCNVENASYGLTLCAECGLVSSLIATGGGRLVAFVCVDIAGNALMPCGRCRQLLQEHGGSTLQMMTDQGVKTLADLLPWAFGPEEIENRLS from the coding sequence ATGAATATTTCTTGGGATGTACTGCACGCAGAGGCGCTAACTGCGATGAAGAAGGCATACGTGCCGTATTCAAAGTTTCCGGTGGGTGTGGCAGCACTTGTCGATGATGGGCGAATTGTTTCTGGATGCAATGTTGAAAATGCGAGTTATGGACTGACCTTGTGTGCTGAATGTGGCTTGGTTTCCTCACTGATTGCAACAGGTGGGGGCCGTCTCGTGGCATTTGTATGCGTGGATATCGCAGGAAATGCATTGATGCCGTGTGGTCGCTGTCGCCAATTACTGCAAGAACATGGTGGTTCCACACTACAAATGATGACTGATCAGGGCGTAAAGACTTTGGCAGATTTACTTCCATGGGCTTTTGGACCCGAGGAAATTGAGAATCGCCTTTCATGA